The following is a genomic window from Bombus fervidus isolate BK054 chromosome 15, iyBomFerv1, whole genome shotgun sequence.
gAGAACTTTGTTATCTCTACATTTTgatgaaaatgtttatttcctgatataatactaatattttggaaattcGCAGTAATCCATTTTTTAAAGCCATACACAGTGATATTGCTCCATTTCTAGAATAAAACTTAATTACTTCTTTTACTTACCatatcataatatatttccaaaattaaatatgtaggAAATATTATACTTGCTATTTTTTCACTTGAAAGGATTAAGGACATTGATATATTATCGTGTAAAGATATTGCATTTGACAAGGTACTTTTGATTGACCCTGTCTTACtagcaattaagtttgtaGACGTTAAATTATCAATCTTAACATTTTCTAAATTCAAattcttatatataattataggcTCACTAACGAATATTGTAGGTGACAAtcttttccattttccttctatttttcctcttaaatcatcaatattttttacttttaatttaggTGTTTTGATTGAACCAGTAACTGTTGAGAATGAGCCATTTAATGGCAATAAAATCCCTCCTGTTGTTAAATTCAGTTTTTTAACTTTCATCTCTTTTATCGTTACATCTTGCTTTGTTAAGAATGTGGCAATATTTATTGGCATAAAAGCATTTGTTGCCTTCATGTTAGTAAAAATATGCTTTCCTGAAATaaagatttcataaattattttttacaattaaacaGTTAATTAAGAAATGAAAGTCAGAATGTATTACCAGAAACTAGTTGATCACCAGTTACTTTCAAAGCATTTTCCTGTAAATAATCTAAAGTTATTCCATTAATTAATTCAGAAACTATAATGTCTTCTATTGGAAGACTTAAGAGAGGACATTTCCAGTTTCTTAGTTCTTGTATACTTAAttcatcaaaatttaattcttgatTTGTCTTTATTGACATTATTAACTTGGTCAAGAAATTCATATTCTTCTTAACATTCAATCGATTGATTTTACACTTTGTTTTACATTTCACTTGAATTGTCTTTGCATGTAGTGAAGAAATAGTTTTAATTTTGGGATGCCacttgttattaatattaaccTTTTGTGCTTGAAATCTAATAGTCAGTTCCTTATATTGCttatataaatcttttaattGTTGTAAGTTGTGTCTGTTTATCTGCAaaggtaataaaaatattaaattgcttTGGCTTAATTTAGGTTGTTAAAGATGTAATATCTTACATTATGAACATGAAGTTGATCAATATGACCTCTTAAAATTGTGATAGGATCCTTTGGCATTGGAATTTCTTTCATTGCTCTTTGAATTCTATTCTTGGCATTAATGTTCcatattcttatttcttcttGTAAATTCTTGttagatttctttttaatccaTAGTGGTTGTTTCAACGtccatttattatttttgcttCTCATTAGTAATAATTCTTCATTATACAGTATTACTCGACGAAGTTGACTGATTCCAGATAATTTTGCATTTAATTCTATGAATCTCCAGCCATTATATTGATAGGCTACTATAGTGTCTTTATGTAAAGTTAAGAGTATAATTGCTTTCCTTGAAATAACtggtaatataaaattgccaGAAGAAATTTGTTGAAATGGTATAAAACGATCgtgtatttctttataaataacagTGAAAGACTCTGTTGATAGAGTTAGATAGTGTTCCATGAAATGGCCTTCTGTTAATTGAAAGTAAGAGACATCTTCACTCAATGGCAATTTTTGTACCATTACAAATTTATTGGTtcttaaagaatatttaaaaatcaatgtAGAAGAACCAGTCACTGCTAAATACATAAATCCTTTACTTTGGAATGGAATTAATTTCTTAGTACCAACATCAATGACCTGTACCAGATCAAAGTAATTATCAAACCAAATGTAAATTGAAATGTTCGAATGAGAAACTGTGCCTAAATGCAACCGATTCATTCCATTCCAAATTGTTAGATGATTTATATCAGTCAACTCAAAATCATGAACTGGCTGCAAATAATAGTTGTTTAGAACTTTGGTGAAACTTAAAATGACAGATCCATTTTGATTTTGGATAATGAGAAGCGCTCCATATGAACAACtgtttacaaatatttgttttccatTTAGCACAGGGTAAGAGATTGTGTCATAAAAATCATCATTCTGAAATGAAaactaatttataaaattcagcattttactttgattttataaaagtaatagaaTGTTACATTTATTTGGTACAAGGATACTTTGGAAATATCTAAAACTACAGCAAACCAGATTGTTTCAAATTCATTTTGAAGAGAAAAAAACTCAATGTCTTGGACATTTTCGAAATTGAGTCGATTAAGATCATGAAACCCAGTGAATACATTAATACCtgtaaaaatcaatattaaaatttaaatttaaatttaaattcgatTTAACAAACGATTTAGTTATCGATTTGgtgattcgattcgatttttgTTTATCGATTCAAATCACGGCGCTGTCTTACTAACTGGCCAATGTTGTGTACAGGTTAAGTGGCCGTCGCTATCCCCATCAGTTCTTAAAAGTATCAGTATACGGGGATTCGTGGTAATCGTGATATAGACCTTCCCTTGATAATTGACCAGGATCGCCGATTGAACGACCTGCGGTCAATTATCAAAGCAATAACACACGTGTGTTGTTATCTCACTAAGTCTCCGATAACCttaacgttatttattttttttttgtttctatttaaattagaaataattttaacgtgtACATCCATATGTGTTTTAACGGGCAATATGTCAACatacgaagaaataaaagaaaatttaacagCTCAGGTTTGCGAGCTGGAAACATTGCAGTCTATTTATCCAAAAGAATTAACGATTACAGATCATGGAGTGTTGGCTGATATTAACGAGTTCGTCAAGAATCCGATGCAGGAACTGCCTCAAAGATTGGAATATTCCATTGAAATTCCATTGAACAATgtaagtttgaaacaaatatttttatcaatataatatatcagtAGAATGTCTGCTAAAAATCTGGTATTTAATCATTCACAGGGATCTATAGAATTATTGATTAGTCTATCATCTAATTATCCTAAAGAAAAGCCAGAAGTTTATGCGAGGAGCTCTTATCTGAGCCGAACTCAACAATTGCTTTTAAACCAAACATTGAGCGATATTCTCGAACATCAAGAAGAAAATGAGCCTTGCATTCAAGTATTAACAACGTGGCTGCAAGATAATGGCGAAAATTTCCTTATACAATCCAACAAAAATCTAAACAGAGAAGTCATTgctaaaaaaaagaataaaaatcaacAGAAATCAACAAGATTTACCAGATTTTGGATTTATAGTCAtcatatatatagtaaatataaaagaaagaagattgTTGATTTGGCAGAAGAAAATTCCCTTACGGGTTTTTGTCTGGCAGGAAAGC
Proteins encoded in this region:
- the LOC139994898 gene encoding RWD domain-containing protein 2A, encoding MSTYEEIKENLTAQVCELETLQSIYPKELTITDHGVLADINEFVKNPMQELPQRLEYSIEIPLNNGSIELLISLSSNYPKEKPEVYARSSYLSRTQQLLLNQTLSDILEHQEENEPCIQVLTTWLQDNGENFLIQSNKNLNREVIAKKKNKNQQKSTRFTRFWIYSHHIYSKYKRKKIVDLAEENSLTGFCLAGKPGVICIEGAFEDCDHYWQEIKSMSWQKIILKLVEEEKDCEDMMDIMRKFSKFREIFFTTSGRHNDMSQVLKYLMEHKSQHAFKELFGTEVECTELTN